Genomic window (Plasmodium knowlesi strain H genome assembly, chromosome: 9):
TATCCTTgctcatttcttcttcctcctcctttccttcctctataGTGTCATCCCGCAATCCGTCCTTGGTTTTCTCGACTTTGCCTTTCTGATGGGGGTCATTCGATCCCTCATCCTCGGAAAGAGTTCCATTCTGATCAGCTATTACATGCTCCACCATatctttctcctctttcttATTATTAGGTCCCTTTATCGACGCATCTGCTACTGCTCCTGATGTGGCTACTCCGCGTTTCCTGGAATCCCTCATGTTGGATTCCACGCTTCCACCATCATACCCTTTCTTCATGTGTTCCTTCAAGTCGTTTCTCTTCCTAACTTCACTTGCACCTCCCCGGCCACTGTCCCTGATGGTGCTGTTGCTACCATCATTGATGTTACCActgttgtaatttttcttgtcgttattttctcctcctcttgGGTGAAGTGTCGTTCCTCCTCCTGATGGCTTCTCGCGAATAGTGCTGTTTGAGCCATATCTCTTTCCACGTTGGTCTCTCCTCTTGGACGATTTATCTCCCTTCTGGTTAGATCCATGTTGCATATTCTTCCTATCGTTCTGCGACAATTCTGCCTTGGAATTTTTGGAATCTCCTTCTCTTGGCTCTTTCGTTTCTTTCTTTGGCTTCCTCTTGGCCATTTCGGCAAAGGAGATCTTTCCATCCCATACGGAGTTCTTCGAATTGGAATAGGTCGACACGGAGACATTGTCCTGAGCACTGCCACTGATATTTGCACTCACATTGGCATTAAGATTGGCATTCTGATTCGACCCTTGGCTGTGATATTCGTTTGACCCTCCTTCATGCTTAGAGCTGTCCTCCTTACCCACATGACCATTTTCaccctttttcatttgcgTGTTATTATCACGGGCATTGCTACTTCCGCCAACATGTGCGTTATTCTCGTTCACGCTGTCATTCTGATAGGCTTCGTCTTTATTCTTGCTCGATTCGCCTCTTAACTCAGTTGCCCATGCGTTCGTTGTGTGGGTCTTCTTAACGCCATCATCCCTCCCAGTTCCTGCTGATATTGCAGATTCTTGATCATTCACCTCTTTCTCATAGTcggcattttttaattccccgTTACAATGGGCCTTGGTTTTCTCCTCATACGCATGGTCCCTTCCTTGTTTCTTCACTACATCTGATTGTTCCTCCCTCTCTCCATGTTTGTTATTGCTACCTGTGTGATTGgtcttttttccatgttcctgaagttctccttttttctctgtgACATCTTTACGATCCTCACTCCTTCGCTTCATAACCTTTTCATTAATCTGCTTAATTTCGACGTTTtgaattttcattttttctctctgtcGGTGGGAGGAATAAATATTTCCAGATGTGTTCGTAACATTTCCACCACCACTTCCTCCTACCCTTCGCTCACTCACCATATCCATCCTCTTCACGACTCCGCTACTGCTATTGTCGTACTTCattttccctcccctttcTTTAATACTCTCCTTATCATGGTAACTACTATTTTTTCCGCTTACATAGGTGgctaattttttattcttcgcATTATTATTCATCATGATATCGCTTTTGTCTTCACTCCCCCTTCTACTGGATTTGCTGTAATGGAGCAGATTATTATTGTTGCTCATTCCATTCATAACTTTATTCGTCATTCCTTTGTGTCTCTCTGctctttgttcttcttcatcttttctcttctttccatCTCTGCTATTTTGACTATTAGTCTGGGGTCCATTTTCGTGTCCCATATGCACCGCTCCATTGATGGTGGAATTCTCTCCTTTGGAGTATCCTCCTCTTGCACTTTCATTATTTAATCCTTTACCTTTCGCATTGTTAGAAGATGCGTTGTTGCTTGGATCTTCCACAGTACTTACGCCTCCCATACCATGAGGGTGGCCACTGATTCCCTTCTCTGTGTTACCACCATCATGGTATTTCAAATTAGCATTCGCAACGGAACTTCCTTCAGCAACACCTCCCGCTGGGGTACCATAATTACTTTCACTTTCCTCTTGTTCATTTGGGCTGTTCTTAtatcctttctttttattaggGTTCATTTTCGCAATTTTTACCCACGAAGAAAATTCcgtacttttcttttcataattttttgcattctTCGCATTCGCATAACTTGCGTTCTGTTTGTTGTTTATACCACTTCCGTTGTAGTTGCCATTTGGGTAGGGGCCATTCGCCTGTTCAGATCCTTCAACAGTTGGCAATTTCTTACCATTCACGGTATCGTTATTTGTAGGCATCCCCTCCTCATTCATATTTGGACCGGTAAAATTACTTCCGTCTCTTCCTCCCGTCGCTGTAGATCCCACTTTCCCTGCTACACTCTTTGCCGCTCCACCAGATCCTGCTACCATGTTGTTGTTATCCTTCTCCTTGAACTTCCTTTCATCCTcatttttcaacttcttctcatttgcaCCCTTGCCCCCTTCAACATTCCTTATGTGTCCCACTCGCTTGTCGACAGTACCCTGATATTTTCCACTACTGTTGTAAACTCCCTGTTGCTTGCTGTTGTTGCCATGAGGTTGTTGTTGGTTAACCATATTACCGCTATTTGAATGTGCAAGCATATCGCTATATGGCTTCTTCACATGCACATCAACATTTTTTGTGCCCGCCTTATTGTTATCCTTAGGGGCATCCTTCTTAGATGCTACTGGTCCTGCTGTTGTTGCTCCTCCTCCGATGTGATTGTAGATGCCTTTCTCTTCACTCACTTTGTTAGTACCGTAATTTTTAACCCCTTTGTAAtcctccttatttttttcatgcttGTTAAAGAATCTCTTATCCCCAGATATTGTAGTTTCATTGTTGCTGTTAGGAACAGCAACATGGGTGGAGCCCAAATTGTTCGAATTGCTACTGTTGTTCCTGCCTTTGTTCCTAACATTATTGATATTATTAACGTTACCTAATGCTCCCGCTTTTCCCTTCAAGGggccttttcccccttcgttCGTGTTACCATCGTACTGCACAAGTTTACTTCCATTCGTGTCGTCTAAATTCTCATTCACGCAGACACCTAAATCCGACTCCTTCTGGTGTAAACCACCACTATTCATATTGTTGTTGCTATTCGGAATATGGCTACCTGAACCTGTTGACAAAATCgtgttgttattattattcccTGTGGATCCTTTACCAAAATAGTTATTCCCTTGAGATAAAGACACACCTGGGGGTGTGGTACTCgtgtttccattttcatcccTTCCGTAGAGCCCTTCCTGTTTAGCCCCCTTTGCACTcacgtatatatttttcgatCCACTGCCCATGGCATGAGTCACGGTGCTACCTGAATGGGCATTATAATTTacattcatgttatttccTCCTGTTCCATTTCCACTGTATTTATTGCCTTTCTTATTGTCTTGTTTTCCGTATGAAGTCAAACCGGATGATACTCCTCCTCCTTTGCTATCCCGGTGAGCACCTGTTTTACCACCGttgttgttattattattatttccaCCTCCATTGTTCATGTTCCTTTCGCTGTATGTACTATTTCTCTTCTGTTGCTTCGTAACTACTGCTCCTCCAATCTGCCCCCCCATTCCCTCCATGTTATTCACCATCATGTTGTGATTCATTTGGATATTCCCTACGTGCATTCCTCCTGTAGTCATTGATCCCATGGGAGTTCCTCCACCGGCACCCCCAATAACGTTGTTCATTTGGTTAACATGATGTGACATGGGCGTTACATTAGTACCATTCACATTCGCCATATTCAACGGTCCATTCATAGACATTACATTCCCACTTGTGTTGCTCATCCCCATGCTATTTCCTAATCCTGTGGTTACGTGCATTCCACTCGTGCTGTTGTTTCCACTGTTATTGGCACCGTTATTAGCACCATTATTAGCACCATTATTAGCACCATTATTAACACCATTATTAGTACCGTTATTAGCACCATTATTAGCACCGTTATTAGCACCGTTATTGGCGTTACTATTTGCACCCCCGTTTGCAGCGCCAGAACCGCcactgttgttgttgttgcatCCAACATTTTCGCTCGTCGGGAGGAGAGTACCACTGTTGTTACCATTCACATTATGCGTTGCACTGAAATTTCCATAGCCGTACGTCATGCCCGGCGCTGTGCCTCCACCTCCAATGACATTACCCAtgttactattattattactaacGCTAGGATCGAAGTTGCTATCCGTCAGGTTACCCCCCCCGCCATGCACGTTACCCATGTTAAAATGATTAAACATATTTCGCCTGTTCGCCTGGGGTATATGATTATAAGACATTTTTAAAGGCGGAGCTGCGTTGGCAGAATTTCCTGAAATGAAGTGCGTTTCCAGAGGGGGTGTCAAATTTAAGGGGGCATTATGCTGTAACTGAGGAGGGGCAGGATGTGTAGGTAATCCACATGGCATGAAAGAATAGGGATTGATATTCATTGTTCCGTTCTTCGAGGATGATAAAGCAGTCGTGTTGCTTCCAATCAAGTTTGTATTGTTTCCAAAGGAACCATAAACAGAAGGGGGAGGTTGTGGGAAGGGAAAATCATGAGGTACATTACCTGATCCTAATGAATTTCCATATGACATTGGAGTAAATAATGACTGAGGGGGTCCAGGTAAAGCATTCGGGTGAGGGTGATGAGGATGGTGTGGGGGGTGTACATGTGGACGGTTATTCATTAAATACGGGTTGTTAACGTAAAAATTAGGTGGATGCATCATGGATCCATTTGGCTGAAAAGCTTGATGATGTCCTGCATTATGTGAATCTATCGTGTGAAATGGCGAAGGACCAGAATTCTCAGAACCGTTCATAAAATTATTCCCTCTCATGTTTTTCATTCCTGATAGCATCCCACTTTGATTTAAAAAGTTAGAATCTGTGCTACTGTTATTTCCACTTGCTTTCCCTATTACACCTGTCCCTCCCGCACCATGCATAATGTTTGACGAAGTTGCCGTCACGCTATTTTCATGACCACTTGCGTTCacattattattgttgtttcCCATCTTGGTACTACTCACAGATTTATTACCCCcgttattattcatattccCACCAGGTGTGGTAGACACACCACTAATGGTATGATTTGCCTTGTCATTTCGGGCATCCATATTACACATATTATTCACCTGGGATAACATTACACCTGCATTATTCGGCATGTTTAAGCCTATACCACCAGTTGATGCTGACATATGAGTTGAATTCGAAAGATTCATCAGATCACCTGGACCATGACCCATTCCACCAAGAGGATTTAATAATGGGTTAGGATTCATCATACTATTGCTACCCTGTGGAACCATGTTATTAATCAGTCCATTGCTTGTCACTCCTCCAAAGGCTCCATTAGACATATCTTGATAATAATGGTTCCACATTAAATTGTTGAAGGATAGGTTTCCTTGCATTCCTTTCGTCGATGGAACAAACTCAGGTGCATCTGCGTTTAGCGAACTAACTGGCGCAGAGATATCATTACTGTTCGATTGGGACGACGACCCTGAATGCCCTTTGccgttgccattttttccttcaacgttattactattttttttcttcttcccattaTCATTGTTATTACTTCGGTTACCACCATCTCCATTTTTGCTACTACTAtgttcgtcctttttttgacCGTTGTTATGATCATCactgtttccatttttctcattgcTTTCCGCGTTCTTTCCCTCGTTGGGGTTTTCCAAGGTGCCGCTACCTTCTCCACTTCCCGCGTCATGTTGGTTGTTCTTCCTGTGCTTATCTCCGTCATTTTCTCCATCCTCTCCGCTTCCGCTTCTTCCGTTACCACTTCCTCCGTTACCGTTTCCTCCGTTACCACTTCCTCCACTAGCGCTACCTCCGTTACTTCCATTGTTGCTACTGCTGGAGTTTTTCCCACTATTACTGCTATCGTTCCTTCCACTACCTGTGGTATTTCCGCTCGCACCTGTACTCGCGCTGCGCACGTTGTCGCTGTGATTGTTAGTGCTCTCCTCAGCGGTCCCACTTTTGAACTGCTCGCCTTCCTTCCGCGTGACACTTTCCACGTTTGCCACTTTATCTCTGCAATTATTGCGATTAACATCCTTGGGGGTGCCTTCTCCCCCATCTATAACGTTTGTACAAACAGAATCGTTATTCATATTCACATTACTTACTGTCATCGAATTCAACTTTGACACATCTGCGCAAACGTCGCTCGTGGCGTTAACGCTCCTTACGTGTACAGACGAATAAAAGGCATTGGAATCATTCTGATCGCCAGCGCTACTTTGGCTGTAACGCACTGGCGCATCGTTATTCTTGGAGTCACTTGTTGCATCAATTGACGCGTTTACAGTGGGGCATTTTGCTCCTGAGTCCATCACCTTCTCACCCCCGAATTCCTTCTTGGCCACTCCACTATCCTCCGCACCATTCGGAGAAGAATTTGAGCCACGTTCACTATCATCAGCGCGAATCTCTCCTGCATAAGTTGACTTCATCCCGCTGTTCGCACCATCCTCCATACTATTATGTCTATTGCTTTTTTGGGGGTTCCCCAAATCGTCAACATTACGCATAAACATTTCGCCCTTCCTcctctcctcctccttttctgcaACCTTTTCATAATTACCATTTGCGCATTTATTACTACTGTGACCGTTCTCATAATTTTTACTCATTACTGAAATGGATGTTACATGTGTTGTATCGCTAGAGTTACTAATACCCTTTTGCTCATTAATTGGTGAGGGGATCGATGAAACTTTTATCTCGACAGGAGAAATATTGCAATGGTTGCTACTTTCCATGTCATCTTTAAAAGTGGTACTACTTCTATGGTCGTAATTAAttacattccctttttcatatAGTCcacttgtttttccttcattcgtTTCCTCCCTGCACCCAGGGGTGCCATTACCACCACTACCATTATAGGCACTTATATCTACCAAACCGTTCATGTTCATCCTACTTTTCTTATACTCAGGTATATCTGTGCTTACAATTATATCGCTCTGCATGGTTGCTTACAATTTCGGAGTATTCAGATGGGGGTGTAAAAAACTCTCCTTCAATTAACGTGCGAAATATGTGTGCGGTCGTGCAGGGAACAAACGCACAAACGTGACAATATACAACCGTGCCGGTAGGAGAAGTTCAGGGCGCACCcctatacataaatatatgtttgCTCTGCGAAGTCTATATCTACATACGTAACAACAATACTTCCACAATCCTGGAATATAATATACACCTATATTCGTCCACTCGTTCTGGTCCTcctgaaatgaaaaaataattatagtTATTatgagggggagaaaaatatttaatacAAAGGAAGGGACAACACATATGGGCATGCGAGAAAATGCTAAtgaggtgcaaaaaaaaaaaaaaaaaaaaaaaaaaaaaaaaaaaaaaaaaaaaaagaaagaaagaatgcCAGCGAGGAGAACCAACTGCTCCTATACAGTGAATACATAATTGGTTGTAATACTTTCTCGTAATGCCACACACATACTCCTACGTTATTGCACAAGTGTACAATACGATTATGCTTCTACTGGGCATACAAATAGACACACGAAGGAATGATAATGTAAGTACTCTGCGCTCTCAAAAGGATATGCACAAAATGGTAAATGCTCAGCCAGGTAtactaaaatggaaaaaacattacaAAGGCGACTTTTACTCATCACGTTAAAATgttgaaaataattaaaaggtgaaaatttCAGGGAGGGATTCTCTCAAAAAGGACACAGAACAAAGTTAATTGCTTTTTGAAATGTAACTCGAACGCGTAGCAAACACGTGGAATAAATAATGTGTGGAGAGCGCCGTCGGGGGGGTACCCCCACATGGAGGCAAAGCAATCGTTGTAAAGACAAGGTTCAACAATTTTCGGCTTATTTGTTAAGGTAAAATATAACACACTGTACGAATTCACATTTGTATGGATTGCCCATAATGCACACACAGGAAGGGAGTAACTCGTTTTACTAATTTTACCTGAGTGAACTACTTCGGAGAGATCCTTGTGGAGAGATGCGTCAATGTTGCTAGTGCTGATTGCGCTTCTGATACAGCTACTGACGCTGGGGCTTCACATATACTCCTGTACCTTTTTAACCTCTTAACTTTGTGTGGTCCGCGTGGGAGCGCGCTGGAAAGGAGTCCTTCGATTGTTCAATCCGTGCGGGCATAGGTCGTTACGCGTTAAAATGTCTATCCGTATAAATTATCCACAGGGTTCGCGTTTTTTCACGAACGTTCAGGCGTGctcatatacatgtgtgtgtacgtaggtgtatatatttattacaCACGCATAGACGGTGAATTGAGTCTGATAAACCGCCACGTAAAAACACAACTCATACACAAATTAAAAGGGGGGcacaaatgataaaatgtACCTTAGCATAACATTATAAataggaaatttttttttttttttctctctctatCTCTCCTCTTATTACACGTTTAAACAAGAATTGTGTCAACTACTCGCGTGTTCGAATGGCGAACGTTTCAACACGTGGGTGTTACGCGGCAAGTGCAAAGTAGGGGGTTGTTAAATGTGTTTGCGCTTTTACTTCcaaatgtgtgtatatgcacatgcgCATGTGTTTTATTACGGTACTCTGTAAATACGTTTACGTAGGAATGTGACACTCACGCGTGGAATGTAATGTCATAATGGAAATAtatgaaggggaagaaaaaaaaaaaaatgagggacGGCTTGATACAACTGCTTACAATTGTTACTTACAACTTCTTACAATTGTTGCTTACAACTGCGCTTATGTTgataacaaaaaaggggtgtGTGCCGGAGAAGGAATTAAATAAAGAGGAGCACGAGACGAATCGCCCAAATGCTTCACGAATGAAGGAATATCGTGAAAATTTGCCGCATTCGCCTTTACATGCAAATACGTACAAGCATACACAAAATGTATATGGGTGCATGCATAAAGTGGGAATAAGCACAGATGATGTTGTTCTGATCTCTTTTTAAGAGGATCATCCGTAAGAGGACCTATCTCAGTGTAGTTTAAATAAGTGTTAAAATGTTACCCCTTCCGTTGGTAAATGAATTTATATATAGGTGTAGGGGGCTGACAAGTAATATATAATGGCTGCGCACATATATCGGCAGTCCATCGGTTGGGCTCTGCAGTCTCGCACCTCCTGTGCCATGTACACTCGGCTTTATGGCTGAAGGATTTCCTTCACCTTGGGCCTCTGTTCCACAGGTACAATACGATTCCTGGGCGTTGGAAGAGTCTAtatgtaattatatataacAGTTCGAACGtgtaatgtatatatacttgTACATAGGTATGCGCAGATTGTACGCTTCTGTACCCTTCCGCGTGTTCGGTATACGCTTACAATGCGATAATATTaacatgcattttttttttttttttttttctcgcgtaaaattttttgcgcATTTATCCATtcatgaacaaaaatatgcTTTCACAAGGAACATATAATATGTGATGCgaacatgaaaaagaaaatgaacatgaaaaagaaaatgaacatgaaaaagaaaacgagtATGGAGTACGTCGCGCAAGAGAGGGGGCACGTATGTTACGTGTACGTATGTTTTACATTTACATACATgctataatatatatgtacatttaagTATACAAGTACATGCATAATATGCCTTACGTACTTATAGCAagtaagtatatataaatacttATATATCCATATATTTGAATTAAACAtgtttacatatgtatatatgcatatacataaacagtttgctttttttattcatactGTTATATgcttatatttatatgtacttttttttttttttttttttttttttttttttttttcccccttaatttttttcccttaaattttttttttgctctttttttttttttttttttttttttttaaatatgctTTAAAAATTCTCTATCTCTATATTTTTGGGGAATTCTGtcatttttgccattttcttcatttttttattttgacacatttggcattttttttttttttttttttccattatatCAATGATACACTCCCttgggggaataaaaaaaaagggaaaaaaagggttttCACTTGATCGGCTTCTCATTTTACCCTTCTGCAATTTGGTGGTATATAATCCCCGTCGGTTTTTTGCGTCGATGTACATAAACTCCGCAAACCCCTATGGGTGTCGCGCAAGTTACAAAATTGTGTACAGATTAATGTACGCATAATTATAATTTGTATCAGTCGTGTTTTGCGTACGTGTATTTTACGTACTTCCAATTCACCAGGAACACAgcacttttattttcatttaactTTATGTTACCGCCGCaggccttttttttagtgaCCTGAACCAGCGACATGCAGAAAGCCCCACAAAAATGCATGCCAAAATgtattcccccccccaaaatgtACCGCGCGTATACGCACTTGAAGAGTAATGCGCCTTTATATTTACACTCATACACCTTTCGTCCTTACACAAAAAAGCGCGTATTTCATCTGATATCCCTTATCGCTTAATTCCATGCGCCAAGGAACCCGCCTCTACTATTCAGCGGTATAGTTGGAAGCCAATTTCGTTACATTTCCTGGCGCACATAAGGTGGCAGTTCTGCACCCGTTTTCTGCGCgcatttcctcctccccccctttgctATGCCACCGGTAAATGAATACGTTCAAGGAACATGTAATATATACCATCCATGCGGGTCTcctttcctcattttctAGAGCACTGTAACCgtatgaataaataaaatatgtcaTAGGGAAAATTTGGTGAGTGAAAGTAAGTCGTTTCGACCCCACGGTTTGTTTGCGAACAACGCTAGGGTTGTCACATTTGCCAGGTACTCTGCATTATACACCGCTAAAATCTGCACGTACAACAGCCCAGTCAGGGTGCGCAATTTAACCAAACACATGTCGCACCGTAGGGCTTCCCACCATTACGCTAACGCAAACAAAATGCATAAATGTGGTGCACAATATAATTTAACTCCGTTGTTATTGATAACCGAACGTAGCCACCATCAGAATGACAGAATTTTGTTAAACCCCTTTcgaaatgcatatataagtgAAGCGGGATATTCAGGTGTGGATAAGGAGCATACCAATATATTTGTGTTGCATGTATGTCCCCTTTTTATCGCTTCGGCTTTAACCCCCATGTGGGAAAATGCGATGGTCACGTCATGTCATGAATTATATCCCTAGCAACTTTCCAGCCAGAATGGTTGTAGGGACCAGCGAACGGAGATGTACTCAATCCCTCTGCCGCATCCTGAACAACGGTGATGCGGATCGAGTGAAAAGTTGTAAACCGATTTCTATAACCAACGTGTACGTATTATCTGTCACCCCtttctgttttctttttttttttttttttaccattatCGCCATTTCCACTTCAAATGTatgttacaaaaaaggggaaaaaattatcttcaTTTGCCAAGTGCAATAAGCACATCCACATCTTCACATCGTCGCATCGTCACATCTTCACATCTGTACTTGTTCACATCCATATCCCCAAAAGACCTTCGCACAATTTCCCTCCAAGCAAAATTCACCACATGGAGCTTCCCCACCCTACACACACTATACATTTTGCATCGCAAAATAATGCACATTAAAGGTTCCAACCCCCGCCTTACCTTTTTCTATAAAATATTCCAACCAACTTATGCTGACCCAATTTCTAACCCCCTTTGGAGACCTCTCTCTTGGTATGGCAAAGTCAGACGTGTGATGACACATGGggtttcaaaaaataaaaaaataaaaataactccTCGTAACCCAGGCTACGCGAATTCACCTATGTATGTACAGACGTACAAACAAAGAGATTTATATCTGCGCTACCTCCTTCATCGCATAAAAATCCTTAAGAATAGTTAACACACCAGGAATTATCAAACGTAGCAAGTAGAAAGGAACTACTCGTGTGCGATCTCATGCGccatattttgcaaaatatcaCGAATTACAACTAATCATAATGGTGTCATtacaacgaaaaaaaaaaaaaaaaaaaaaaaaaaagttgtcttATCTTTGTtatcagaaaaaattaattagtAGGAAtgaggggcaaaaaaaaaaaaaaaaaaagtggctgTATTAcgctttttttctgtgcctTTCTTTGTGGCATGTTCGTGGCCTCTTCTTAATTGTGAAgggaataaacaaaaagggcGCTTTGTTTTCTCCTCTGCATTTCTGGATCACTTCTTTTCAcagtttaaaaaagaaacattaaGGAAATGCTAGTAAATGAACAATAAAACAATAATAACGTGGTGATTAAAAAGTAACAGGGGAAAGACTTACAATCAGACGCATCAAACTTTCATGTGGATCTAAAAAACTGGattataattattaaacACGCATGTACATGCATAATGTGGatcgaaaaagaaatgtgctTTTGCAACAACTGACCCACGGGAAATCTTCCTCATGCACACCTCATTTCTCCTCGTAATCAGCTATGCCCCCCTCCGTGATAGCGAACACAGCCTCGGCCTCTGGAAGTACAGGCGAATCGTAAATTTTGCAAATCCTGCTTTCTCCTCTGCTCTTTCGCAAGTAGAGTCTCGTTTGGCTAGCATGCGCTATGATGTTCCCCCCTATGGGGATTTTATCATTCCCTCCGAACACGTTCATGGCATCGACCTTCGCCACCACTTGGTTCGTTATAATAACAGCAACCCCATAAATGTCGGCAATTCTTTGTAAGCCTCTTAAAAACCTGCACAGATGAGACTGCCTATTGGCTAGCTCACCTCTACCTATGTATTCCGATCGATATAAGGCAGTGGCTGAATCGACAATTAACAAAGCAAACCTGGCATCAGCCATCATTGCACTTGCATCTATCAATAATTCTGTCTGGTGGTCACAATTGTACGCCTTTGCATAGGCTATATTGTTCAAACAATCGGTTGGGTGCAACCCGTATCTCTTGGCTATAGCTACAATACGCTCTGGACGGAAAGTTCCTTCTGTGTCTATCCATAGGCACTTGCCTTCTCCACCTGATTGCTCAATTGGCAACTGGCACGTTATAGCTAAGGTGTGACATAGTTGACTTTTACCTGTACGAAATTCTCCAAATAATTCAGTTATTCCTCCAGTTTCTATACCACCCTTTAGTAAAGAATCTAACTGCTTCGACCCTGTTGtgaatttaattaaattttgcCTGGCATCATGATAATCAACGGCATTGCAAAAGCCAGAGTTACATAATTCCTTACACgctttttttaacttctcaGCCTTTTGTTCACTTATGCCTTTTATTGCACATAGTGTTCGCATGGGAGCGTACGCTACACACTCCACTGTCTGTAGTCCTCCTTCCTTGAGTAGCTCCAAATCCCTTTTTACGAAGCCCTTCGCCAATAGTTGTTCAATCTTCAAAGGCCCTGAGTACAGGGGCTCCTCTTCTACTTCTTCCACAGCATTGTTATGAGAAATTGTTTGGATCTCATCTGGCCTCGCGTTGGCAGCCTTCATTATTAGACATTATTGGGGGGGTAGTGGAGCAGAATAAATTGTCCGCGGGGGAAAAAACGCGT
Coding sequences:
- a CDS encoding DNA repair protein RAD51, putative is translated as MKAANARPDEIQTISHNNAVEEVEEEPLYSGPLKIEQLLAKGFVKRDLELLKEGGLQTVECVAYAPMRTLCAIKGISEQKAEKLKKACKELCNSGFCNAVDYHDARQNLIKFTTGSKQLDSLLKGGIETGGITELFGEFRTGKSQLCHTLAITCQLPIEQSGGEGKCLWIDTEGTFRPERIVAIAKRYGLHPTDCLNNIAYAKAYNCDHQTELLIDASAMMADARFALLIVDSATALYRSEYIGRGELANRQSHLCRFLRGLQRIADIYGVAVIITNQVVAKVDAMNVFGGNDKIPIGGNIIAHASQTRLYLRKSRGESRICKIYDSPVLPEAEAVFAITEGGIADYEEK